One segment of Acidimicrobiales bacterium DNA contains the following:
- a CDS encoding glutamine synthetase family protein, translated as MECHFDVSETRPSWEDGVGVVVGDLERNGEPVPLAPRTVLRNAVGAWELMGFKPKVGIELEAYILEPDPSGGWRPYNAPGSMVYGTGVRTDPEGIMRAIDDTGERLGFRIESINGEFDMGQFEMTLEFDDAMRCADEVFLFRAMAMEVAAQKGHLLTFMPRPIVEYGGNGLHVNLSLEDSSGNNAMLDPSTPDGLSTLAKRCIAGQLHHMPAMAALCAPIANSYKRLRPGQISGYWKNWGYDHRSATVRVNPERDASTRLENRMPDGAASTHSAIAAVLTASRLGVEASLSCPDAETGDALETASTTEHTPDHLGAAIEALRADTVFTAAIGPEMVDQYLVIKETEWGKYLAANGSWEETTDRFTEWEAQTYLPYL; from the coding sequence ATGGAATGCCACTTCGACGTTTCAGAGACAAGGCCAAGCTGGGAAGACGGCGTTGGTGTCGTCGTCGGCGACTTGGAACGAAACGGCGAGCCCGTGCCCCTGGCGCCGAGAACCGTGCTTCGCAATGCAGTCGGCGCCTGGGAGTTGATGGGCTTCAAGCCGAAGGTGGGAATCGAGCTTGAGGCCTACATCTTGGAACCGGACCCCAGCGGAGGATGGCGCCCCTACAACGCACCTGGCTCAATGGTCTACGGCACTGGCGTGCGTACTGACCCAGAAGGAATCATGCGGGCGATCGATGACACCGGCGAGCGATTGGGCTTCCGGATCGAATCAATAAATGGTGAATTCGACATGGGCCAATTTGAAATGACCCTCGAGTTCGATGACGCGATGCGATGCGCAGATGAGGTGTTCCTTTTTAGAGCAATGGCAATGGAGGTAGCGGCCCAGAAAGGGCACCTCCTTACCTTCATGCCGAGACCAATTGTGGAGTACGGAGGTAATGGCCTGCACGTCAACTTGAGCCTGGAGGACAGTTCCGGAAACAACGCGATGCTGGATCCTTCCACTCCTGATGGACTTTCAACGCTAGCCAAACGCTGCATAGCCGGACAGTTGCACCACATGCCAGCGATGGCGGCGCTATGCGCTCCAATAGCCAACTCCTACAAGCGCCTAAGGCCTGGCCAGATTTCTGGTTATTGGAAGAACTGGGGCTACGACCACCGCAGCGCCACGGTACGGGTCAATCCGGAACGCGACGCATCAACGCGCCTCGAAAACCGTATGCCCGACGGTGCCGCTAGCACCCATTCGGCGATAGCGGCAGTCCTTACCGCATCGCGCCTGGGTGTGGAAGCCAGCCTTTCTTGCCCAGACGCTGAAACCGGAGACGCGTTGGAGACTGCGTCGACCACAGAGCACACACCCGACCACCTGGGTGCTGCCATCGAGGCCCTCCGCGCTGACACGGTGTTCACAGCCGCGATTGGCCCAGAGATGGTCGACCAATACCTCGTCATCAAGGAAACCGAGTGGGGCAAGTACCTGGCGGCGAATGGTAGTTGGGAAGAGACGACCGATCGCTTTACGGAATGGGAGGCACAGACCTACCTCCCCTACCTCTAG
- a CDS encoding MarR family transcriptional regulator yields the protein MPRAFAAGDDELVEAERLIRDRMAELDLDLLSLAAVSNVFRTATAVRNHMERDVLRRHQLSWSAFTVLFVLRIWGSQESRRLAGEAGISGGTLTGVLDTLERKGFAERRAVPEDRRRVEVILTPAGNKVVEEVMPAFNREEALVTGDLTDDEMATLARLLRKILQTTAALDKR from the coding sequence ATGCCCCGGGCCTTTGCTGCAGGCGACGACGAACTTGTTGAGGCCGAGCGGCTGATTCGCGATCGCATGGCGGAACTCGACCTCGACCTGCTGTCACTGGCTGCCGTCTCCAATGTGTTTCGCACAGCGACTGCTGTTCGAAATCACATGGAGCGCGACGTGCTTCGCCGGCACCAACTCTCGTGGAGCGCATTCACGGTGTTATTCGTGTTGCGCATCTGGGGCTCTCAGGAGTCGCGTCGGCTGGCAGGTGAGGCTGGGATCTCTGGCGGCACACTTACTGGGGTGCTCGACACACTCGAACGGAAGGGCTTTGCCGAGCGGAGGGCAGTACCCGAGGATCGGCGCCGTGTTGAAGTGATTCTCACTCCCGCCGGGAACAAGGTGGTCGAAGAGGTCATGCCCGCCTTCAATCGTGAGGAGGCCTTGGTTACCGGCGATCTCACGGACGACGAGATGGCGACGCTGGCCCGACTTCTACGCAAGATTCTTCAGACCACTGCAGCCCTCGATAAGCGATGA
- a CDS encoding pyridoxal-dependent decarboxylase, giving the protein MTGARFWPHDEQLLRSVMDWSWRRITGGQNPQARARPSTELDAALGDTLVPDGIGGHEALRLFTQVVVPATRAQDNPMNLAFVPAAPTEAALVFDLAVSAAEMFAGTWEAGAGAIAAENQALAWLASLAGWPASAGGCFVSGATMGNLSALVASRERARTRLAGAAPPRWRFAATGDAHSSVRAAATVMDCEVLAVPGDERGRMTGTALAEVLATLGPDPVAEGLFAVVVSSGTTNAGVVDDIAGVAEVCRANGLWLHVDGAYGAAAMVAPSVAPLFAGMEHADSFVVDPHKWLFAPYDCCALVYREPEHGAAAHSQFANYLEGVDRTVWNPADFAVHLTRRARGLPFWFSLATYGTDRYRDAVETVLATTRAVADEIRSRPHLRLVMEPDLSVVLFERVGWESADYEAWSDYHARAGNVLCVPTRWEDRSMLRFCFINPTTDVDEVASVLDGLADAPPG; this is encoded by the coding sequence ATGACCGGTGCGCGGTTCTGGCCGCATGATGAGCAGCTGCTCCGGTCGGTCATGGACTGGAGTTGGCGCAGGATCACCGGTGGCCAAAATCCCCAGGCTCGGGCTCGACCGTCCACCGAGTTGGATGCGGCACTCGGTGACACTTTGGTGCCCGATGGCATCGGCGGTCACGAGGCGTTACGCCTGTTCACCCAGGTGGTGGTCCCGGCTACCCGAGCCCAGGACAACCCGATGAACCTGGCCTTCGTGCCCGCCGCCCCCACTGAGGCGGCCCTGGTATTCGACCTGGCTGTCAGCGCGGCCGAGATGTTCGCCGGCACGTGGGAGGCTGGAGCGGGCGCCATCGCCGCGGAGAATCAGGCTCTGGCCTGGCTAGCTTCGCTGGCCGGTTGGCCGGCCAGCGCCGGCGGGTGTTTCGTGTCGGGGGCGACCATGGGAAACCTGAGCGCGTTGGTGGCCAGTCGGGAGCGGGCCCGGACGCGTCTTGCCGGGGCAGCACCGCCTCGGTGGCGGTTCGCGGCCACCGGCGACGCCCATAGTTCGGTCCGGGCCGCCGCGACCGTCATGGACTGCGAGGTGCTGGCCGTGCCCGGAGACGAGCGGGGGCGCATGACCGGCACCGCCCTCGCGGAGGTGCTGGCCACTCTCGGCCCCGATCCAGTGGCCGAGGGCTTGTTCGCGGTGGTGGTGTCGTCAGGGACCACCAACGCCGGGGTGGTTGATGACATCGCCGGGGTGGCCGAGGTGTGCCGGGCCAATGGACTGTGGTTGCACGTGGACGGTGCCTACGGGGCAGCGGCGATGGTGGCGCCGTCGGTGGCGCCCCTGTTCGCCGGCATGGAGCACGCCGACTCGTTTGTGGTCGATCCTCATAAGTGGTTGTTCGCTCCCTACGACTGTTGCGCGCTGGTGTACCGCGAACCCGAACACGGGGCGGCGGCCCACTCCCAATTTGCTAATTACCTCGAGGGCGTCGACCGGACGGTGTGGAATCCGGCCGACTTCGCGGTGCACCTCACCCGGCGAGCCCGGGGCCTACCGTTCTGGTTCTCGCTGGCCACCTACGGCACTGACCGATATCGGGATGCGGTGGAGACAGTGCTAGCCACCACACGGGCGGTGGCCGACGAGATCCGGTCCCGGCCCCACCTCCGCCTTGTCATGGAACCCGACCTCTCGGTGGTGTTATTCGAACGGGTGGGGTGGGAGTCGGCCGACTACGAGGCCTGGTCGGACTATCACGCCCGGGCGGGAAACGTCCTCTGCGTGCCTACACGGTGGGAGGATCGTTCCATGCTCCGGTTCTGCTTCATCAACCCGACCACAGACGTTGACGAGGTGGCCTCCGTCCTAGACGGCCTGGCGGACGCACCCCCAGGTTGA